One window of Microtus pennsylvanicus isolate mMicPen1 chromosome X, mMicPen1.hap1, whole genome shotgun sequence genomic DNA carries:
- the Armcx1 gene encoding armadillo repeat-containing X-linked protein 1: protein MGRTREAGCVAAGMVIGAGACYCVYRLTWGKDENEKLWDDEEEEEEEEEVEESCSDKLETGGKTEKGVKANVGVEAGDKPQDDSKAKVDVDVGPENGPGVKKEAHPESQGGGGLEAKAKALFKILKEQASAKAGRGIRVGNISGRRTLTSSLPCPGGRGGGCHPGRSGSRAKNRASGKPKKKNRTKSTKTPATVWPVRRTKFSFPYKIDDILSAPDLQKVLNILERTNDPFTQEVALVTLGNNAAYSFNQNAIRELGGVPIIAKLIKTRDPIIREKTYNALNNLSVNSENQGKIKTYISQVCDDTMICRLDSAVQMAGLRLLTNMTVTNHYQHLLSYSFPDFFALLFLGNHFTKIQTMKLIINFTENPAMTRELVSCKVPSELISLFNKEWDREILLNILTLFENINDNIKSEGLASSRKEFSRSSLFFLFKESGVCVKKIRALASHKDLVVKVKVLKVLTKL from the coding sequence ATGGGCCGCACCCGGGAAGCTGGATGTGTGGCTGCGGGCATGGTCATTGGGGCTGGTGCCTGCTACTGTGTATACAGACTGACTTGGGGAAAAGACGAGAATGAGAAACTGTGGgatgatgaagaggaggaagaggaggaggaagaggtggaagagTCTTGTAGTGACAAACTGGAAACGGGGGGCAAAACTGAGAAAGGAGTTAAAGCTAATgttggggtggaggcaggagacaaaCCTCAGGATGACTCAAAGGCCAAGGTTGATGTAGATGTGGGACCTGAGAATGGTCCAGGTGTAAAGAAGGAAGCACACCCAGAATCCCAGGGTGGAGGGGGCCTAGAAGCTAAGGCTAAGGCCCTTTTCAAGATCCTGAAGGAACAAGCAAGTGCGAAGGCAGGCAGAGGGATCAGGGTTGGTAATATCTCTGGGAGAAGGACCCTGACATCGAGTTTGCCTTGCCCAGGAGGCAGGGGTGGAGGTTGCCACCCGGGCAGGAGTGGATCTAGGGCTAAAAACAGGGCAAGTGGAAAACCGAAGAAAAAGAATCGAACTAAGAGCACCAAGACCCCAGCCACAGTGTGGCCTGTACGCAGGACCAAGTTCAGCTTTCCCTATAAAATTGATGATATTCTGAGTGCTCCTGACCTTCAAAAGGTCCTTAACATCTTGGAGAGAACAAATGACCCTTTTACTCAGGAGGTGGCCTTGGTCACACTGGGTAACAATGCAGcatattcatttaatcaaaatGCCATACGTGAACTGGGTGGGGTCCCAATTATTGCAAAACTGATCAAAACAAGAGACCCCATTATTAGGGAAAAGACTTACAATGCCCTTAATAACTTGAGTGTTAATTCCGAAAATCAGGGCAAGATTAAGACTTACATCAGTCAAGTGTGTGACGACACCATGATCTGTCGCCTGGACTCAGCCGTGCAGATGGCTGGACTAAGACTGCTAACCAACATGACTGTGACCAATCATTACCAACATTTGCTGTCCTATTCTTTTCCAGACTTTTTTGCCTTGTTATTCCTGGGAAATCACTTCACCAAGATACAGACTATGAAACTAATTATAAACTTTACTGAAAATCCAGCCATGACAAGAGAGCTGGTCAGTTGTAAAGTACCATCAGAATTGATTTCCCTCTTTAATAAGGAATGGGATAGAGAGATTCTTCTTAACATCCTTACCCTTTTTGAGAATATAAATGACAACATAAAAAGTGAAGGGCTTGCATCCTCCCGGAAAGAATTCAGCAGGAGCTcgctattttttttattcaaggaGTCTGGAGTTTGTGTTAAAAAAATCAGAGCATTAGCCAGTCATAAGGATCTGGTGGTCAAAGTGAAAGTTCTCAAAGTGCTAACCAAACTGTAA